The Bacillus carboniphilus genome contains a region encoding:
- a CDS encoding SDR family NAD(P)-dependent oxidoreductase, producing MNKTVLITGASSGIGKEFSYQLAEKGMNLVLVARTKTALEQLAQDIRSKYNVEATVLTADLSVEYAAKEVVANLKEKGLEIDYLVNNAGFGTTGEFLDNAMEKDHQQIMVNIAAVTDLTHELLPSMVKKKSGTVINVASLVSFQPVPYMAVYAATKAFVLSFTESLAEEYRSKGITFFAICPGATETNFFNAAGDKTPSKTRTPEQVVQTALKAIEKGKNYAIDGKMNYVMAHSSRFFSRKQVAKLSAKMSQKNMQ from the coding sequence ATGAATAAAACAGTTTTAATTACCGGTGCATCTTCAGGTATTGGGAAAGAGTTTTCCTATCAACTAGCGGAAAAAGGAATGAATCTTGTTCTAGTAGCAAGAACAAAAACAGCTTTAGAACAGCTAGCACAAGATATTAGGAGCAAATATAATGTAGAGGCAACTGTTTTAACTGCTGACTTAAGCGTCGAGTATGCGGCAAAGGAGGTTGTGGCTAACCTTAAGGAAAAAGGGTTAGAAATAGATTACTTAGTGAATAATGCAGGGTTTGGAACGACAGGAGAGTTTCTAGATAACGCTATGGAAAAAGATCACCAACAAATTATGGTGAATATTGCGGCAGTTACAGATTTAACACATGAATTGTTACCCTCAATGGTTAAGAAAAAATCAGGAACCGTTATTAATGTTGCTTCGTTAGTTTCTTTTCAACCAGTACCTTATATGGCTGTTTATGCAGCTACGAAAGCCTTTGTTTTATCGTTTACAGAGTCATTGGCAGAGGAGTACCGTTCGAAAGGAATTACTTTCTTTGCTATATGTCCAGGAGCAACAGAAACGAACTTCTTTAACGCAGCTGGAGATAAGACCCCAAGTAAGACTAGAACACCAGAGCAAGTCGTCCAAACAGCTTTAAAAGCAATAGAGAAAGGGAAGAATTATGCGATTGATGGCAAAATGAATTACGTCATGGCTCACTCATCAAGGTTTTTCTCTAGAAAACAAGTTGCCAAACTTTCAGCAAAAATGTCTCAAAAAAATATGCAATAA
- a CDS encoding acetoacetate decarboxylase family protein, whose product MKPTFVYDDKLLENEDRFTDPFFKRYKLKPADQPLQLDKQIRKTYLFPTFYRDVTCSIAIFLCNYEQAEKLMPHPEIKPIKMPNNRSLVVFSSYIYNEVLGIQPYNEVAMSIPILVNPSRNPMVLPLVLENLFKNFGYYVFSMPVTSQENCIRGNEIWGLPKVVQEIDIYEEKEQVITIVKEYDGTPYLTLTLPSTGKQKKFDVTSNLYTVLNGDLLQNETSFQGDFTIQRNMRKLLSIENRSKAIKIGKSPHGDLLNQLQIEEEPLQVRFAKGMNSCFHLPNERYKAPINMG is encoded by the coding sequence ATGAAACCGACATTTGTTTACGATGATAAACTACTTGAAAATGAGGATCGTTTTACAGATCCTTTTTTCAAGCGTTACAAATTGAAACCAGCTGATCAACCTCTACAACTTGATAAACAAATAAGGAAAACGTATTTGTTTCCAACTTTTTATCGTGATGTTACATGTTCAATCGCAATTTTTTTATGCAACTATGAACAAGCAGAAAAACTGATGCCTCATCCTGAGATTAAACCAATAAAGATGCCCAATAATCGATCATTAGTTGTCTTCTCAAGTTATATATACAATGAAGTGTTGGGGATTCAACCATATAATGAGGTGGCTATGAGCATACCAATATTGGTTAACCCTTCACGTAATCCAATGGTTTTACCACTTGTTTTAGAAAATTTATTTAAAAATTTTGGCTATTATGTTTTCTCTATGCCAGTTACCTCTCAGGAAAATTGCATTCGTGGAAATGAAATTTGGGGTCTCCCTAAAGTGGTGCAAGAAATTGATATTTATGAGGAAAAAGAACAGGTGATTACAATCGTAAAAGAGTATGATGGGACCCCTTATTTAACGTTAACTTTGCCTTCAACAGGCAAACAGAAGAAATTCGATGTGACTTCAAATTTATACACCGTTTTAAATGGGGACCTATTGCAAAATGAAACAAGCTTCCAAGGTGATTTTACCATTCAAAGAAATATGAGGAAGCTGTTGAGTATAGAAAACAGGAGTAAAGCCATAAAAATTGGAAAGAGCCCTCATGGGGATCTATTGAATCAATTACAAATTGAAGAAGAACCTTTGCAAGTTAGATTTGCTAAAGGAATGAATAGTTGCTTTCATTTGCCTAATGAGCGATACAAAGCGCCTATAAATATGGGGTAA
- a CDS encoding B12-binding domain-containing radical SAM protein: MHTVLTSLNAKYIHTNLAIRYLKAYASEEFNVSITEYTIKDPIMNIVTDLYKRQPEVIGFSCYIWNIKESIEVIKMLKKIDPQLVIIVGGPEVTYDTKHWMETVPEIDFISIGEGEATFKQFLQAINDKSSIEEVSGLAYRDDGKIIMNPQRNKIDLKTLPSPFNFKEDLPHLSKRVTYIETSRGCPFSCQFCLSSIEVGVRYFDREKIKEDIRHLMRNGAKTIKFVDRTFNISRSYALEMFQFLIDEHIPGTVFQFEITADIMRPEVIQFLNENAPEGLFRFEIGVQSTNDETNELVKRKQNFNKLTRTVSMVKEGGKIDQHLDLIAGLPEEDYHSFRQTFNDVFALRPEELQLGFLKMLRGTGLRLSADKHQYIFMDTPPYEILGNNVLSFDDIIKIKQVEDVLEKYWNDHRMDETIEFIVCELFDTPFDFFQQFGSYWEVHDWSRIGHQLEDLFYRLYEFIKASSSKQSAQLTKDLLTYDYLRLQKHRPRKSWWKGNTLTKEEQKQIYKVILQTPETIGGNFSKQPLLEKDLFKHTRIETFTFDLEHYLKKKEIKLQETLVLFYYKNENVQLYSSPLDEIQKKTRS, from the coding sequence ATGCATACTGTATTAACCTCGTTGAATGCAAAATACATTCATACAAACTTAGCTATCCGTTATTTAAAAGCTTATGCCTCAGAAGAATTTAATGTTTCAATAACAGAATATACCATTAAAGATCCGATTATGAATATAGTGACAGATCTATATAAAAGGCAACCTGAAGTAATCGGATTCAGTTGTTATATATGGAATATTAAAGAATCCATTGAAGTTATCAAAATGCTTAAAAAAATCGACCCACAATTGGTTATTATAGTTGGCGGACCAGAAGTCACTTATGATACTAAGCACTGGATGGAAACTGTACCGGAAATTGACTTTATTTCAATAGGCGAAGGAGAAGCAACGTTCAAGCAATTTTTGCAAGCTATCAACGATAAAAGTTCGATTGAAGAAGTTAGTGGTTTAGCCTACCGAGATGATGGCAAAATTATTATGAACCCACAAAGAAATAAGATTGATTTAAAAACTTTGCCTTCTCCTTTTAACTTTAAAGAAGACCTTCCTCATTTATCAAAAAGGGTAACGTATATTGAAACAAGTAGGGGTTGTCCCTTTAGCTGTCAATTTTGTTTGTCTTCTATAGAAGTGGGTGTTCGGTATTTTGATAGGGAGAAAATAAAAGAAGACATTCGACATTTAATGAGAAATGGTGCTAAAACAATTAAATTTGTCGACCGAACCTTTAACATTAGTCGAAGTTATGCTTTAGAGATGTTTCAATTTTTAATTGATGAACATATTCCTGGAACCGTTTTTCAGTTTGAAATAACGGCAGACATTATGAGACCAGAAGTCATCCAATTTCTAAATGAGAATGCCCCTGAAGGACTATTCCGTTTCGAAATTGGTGTGCAGTCTACCAATGATGAAACCAATGAACTAGTGAAGAGAAAACAAAATTTCAACAAATTAACCCGTACAGTAAGCATGGTTAAAGAAGGTGGAAAGATTGATCAACACCTAGATCTTATTGCTGGATTACCAGAAGAAGATTACCATTCATTCCGTCAAACGTTTAACGATGTCTTTGCCTTAAGACCCGAAGAATTACAATTAGGTTTTTTAAAAATGTTAAGAGGCACTGGATTGAGACTAAGTGCAGACAAACATCAATATATTTTTATGGACACCCCTCCTTATGAAATTTTAGGAAACAATGTTCTATCCTTTGACGATATTATTAAAATTAAACAAGTAGAAGACGTATTAGAAAAGTATTGGAATGATCATCGAATGGATGAAACGATTGAATTTATTGTATGTGAATTGTTCGACACGCCTTTTGATTTTTTCCAACAATTCGGTTCGTACTGGGAGGTACATGATTGGAGCAGGATTGGCCATCAGTTAGAAGATCTTTTTTATCGTTTATATGAGTTTATCAAAGCTTCATCAAGCAAACAGAGCGCACAATTAACGAAAGATTTACTGACCTATGACTACTTACGATTACAAAAGCATCGACCTAGAAAGTCATGGTGGAAAGGCAATACGTTGACAAAAGAAGAGCAAAAGCAAATTTATAAAGTAATCCTGCAAACTCCTGAAACAATTGGAGGGAACTTCTCAAAACAGCCATTATTAGAAAAGGATTTATTTAAACATACAAGAATCGAAACGTTTACATTTGATTTAGAGCATTATTTAAAAAAGAAAGAAATCAAGTTGCAAGAAACTCTTGTGCTGTTTTACTATAAAAATGAGAACGTTCAACTCTATAGTAGTCCATTAGATGAAATACAAAAGAAAACGAGATCGTGA